One genomic window of Arvicola amphibius chromosome 4, mArvAmp1.2, whole genome shotgun sequence includes the following:
- the Vat1 gene encoding synaptic vesicle membrane protein VAT-1 homolog, with protein sequence MSAERDAAEAATAAAAAEAGTGAGAGTGAGEDASSQPPTAEVASDPQPSPAPEASATASAPQLRCLVLTGFGGYDKVKLQSRPAATPAPGPGQLTLRVRACGLNFSDLFARQGLHDRLPPLPVTPGIEGAGVVVAVGEGVSDRKAGDRVMVLCRSGMWQEEVTVPSAQTFLMPEAMTFEEAAAFLVNYITAYMVLFDFGNLRPGHSVLVHMAAGGVGMAALQLCRTVENVTVFGTASASKHEVLKENGVTHAIDYHTTDYVDEIKKISPKGVDIVMDPLGGSDTAKGYHLLKPMGKVVTYGMANLLTGPKRNLMAMARTWWNQFSVTALQLLQANRAVCGFYLGSLEGEVELVSRVVTHLLALYNQGRIKPRIDSIWPFEKVADAMKQMQEKKNVGKVLLVPGPEKET encoded by the exons ATGTCGGCCGAGAGGGACGCAGCCGAGGCGGCCACTGCAGCGGCGGCGGCCGAGGCCGGGACCGGGGCCGGGGCCGGGACCGGGGCCGGGGAGGATGCGTCTTCGCAGCCCCCGACAGCCGAGGTGGCGAGCGACCCGCAGCCGTCCCCGGCCCCCGAAGCGTCGGCCACCGCCTCGGCCCCGCAGCTGCGCTGCTTGGTACTCACCGGTTTCGGTGGCTACGACAAGGTGAAGCTGCAGAGCCGGCCGGCGGCGACCCCGGCCCCGGGTCCCGGTCAGCTGACGCTGCGCGTGCGAGCCTGTGGGCTCAACTTCTCCGACCTCTTTGCCCGCCAGGGGCTGCACGACCGGCTGCCGCCGCTGCCGGTCACCCCCGGCATAGAGGGCGCGGGCGTGGTGGTGGCCGTGGGCGAGGGTGTCAGCGACCGTAAG GCAGGGGACCGGGTGATGGTTTTGTGCCGGTCAGGGATGTGGCAGGAGGAGGTGACCGTGCCATCAGCCCAGACCTTCCTGATGCCTGAGGCCATGACCTTTGAGGAAGCTGCTGCTTTTCTGGTCAATTATATCACCGCCTACATGGTTCTCTTTGACTTCGGCAACCTAAGGCCTGGCCACAGCGTCTTGGTACACATGGCTGCAG GTGGCGTGGGCATGGCAGCCCTGCAGTTGTGCCGCACCGTGGAGAACGTGACGGTGTTTGGAACAGCCTCGGCCAGCAAGCATGAGGTGCTGAAGGAGAACGGGGTCACACATGCCATTGACTACCACACAACTGACTATGTGGATGAGATCAAGAAGATCTCCCCCAAAG GAGTAGACATAGTCATGGACCCCCTGGGTGGATCCGACACTGCCAAGGGCTACCACCTCCTCAAACCCATGGGCAAAGTTGTCACTTACG GAATGGCCAACCTGCTGACTGGCCCCAAGCGGAACCTGATGGCCATGGCCCGCACTTGGTGGAATCAGTTCAGCGTGACAGCTCTGCAGTTGCTGCAGGCCAACCGAGCCGTGTGTGGTTTCTACCTGGGCTCCCTGGAGGGTGAGGTGGAACTGGTGAGCAGGGTGGTCACCCACCTCCTGGCTCTATACAATCAGGGCCGCATCAAACCTCGAATTGACTCCATCTGGCCCTTCGAGAAG GTGGCTGATGCCATGAAGCAGATGCAGGAGAAGAAGAATGTGGGCAAGGTCCTCCTGGTCCCTGGACCCGAGAAGGAGACCTAG
- the Rnd2 gene encoding rho-related GTP-binding protein RhoN, producing the protein MEGQSGRCKIVVVGDAECGKTALLQVFAKDAYPGSYVPTVFENYTASFEIDKRRIELNMWDTSGSSYYDNVRPLAYPDSDAVLICFDISRPETLDSVLKKWQGETQEFCPNAKVVLVGCKLDMRTDLATLRELSKQRLIPVTHEQGTVLAKQVGAVSYVECSSRSSERSVRDVFHVATVASLGRGHRQLRRTDSRRGLQRSTQLSGRPDRGNEGEIHKDRAKSCNLM; encoded by the exons ATGGAGGGGCAGAGCGGCCGCTGCAAGATCGTAGTGGTCGGGGACGCGGAGTGCGGCAAGACAGCGCTGCTGCAGGTGTTCGCCAAGGACGCCTACCCCGGG AGTTATGTCCCCACCGTGTTTGAGAACTACACTGCAAGCTTCGAGATCGACAAGCGCCGCATTGAGCTCAACATGTGGGATACTTCAG gTTCTTCTTACTATGACAACGTCCGGCCTCTGGCCTACCCAGACTCTGATGCTGTGCTCATCTGCTTTGACATTAGCCGGCCAGAGACCCTGGACAGTGTCCTCAAGAAG TGGCAAGGAGAGACTCAGGAGTTTTGCCCCAATGCCAAGGTGGTGCTGGTTGGCTGTAAACTGGACATGAGGACTGACCTGGCCACACTGAGGGAGCTATCCAAGCAGAGACTTATCCCCGTTACACATGAGCAG GGCACTGTGCTGGCCAAGCAGGTGGGGGCCGTGTCGTACGTTGAGTGTTCCTCCCGGTCTTCTGAACGCAGCGTCAGGGATGTCTTCCATGTGGCCACCGTGGCCTCTCTTGGCCGTGGCCATCGGCAACTGCGCCGAACCGACTCTCGCCGGGGACTGCAGAGATCCACTCAACTGTCGGGAAGGCCAGACCGGGGAAATGAGGGCGAGATACACAAGGATCGAGCCAAGAGCTGCAACCTTATGTGA
- the Ifi35 gene encoding interferon-induced 35 kDa protein, which yields MSTTFQNVLCQLQEEQSRLKVKLQELQQLKRGLVNYPRDEIPFPVPEVPLVFQGRTQQGRQAPKFMISNLEICCPLPEGSALVTFDDPKVADKLIQQKEHKIDIEDCRLWVQIQPLELPVVTNIQVSSQPDNHRVLVSGFPAGLKLSEEELLDKLEIFFGKAKNGGGDVETREMLQGTVMLGFADEKVAQHLCQIGQFMVPLGKQQAPLRVSPYVSGEIQKAGIKFQQALHSVLVRNIPDILDAQELHDILEIHFQKPTRGGGEVEALTVVPPGQQGLAVFSSESS from the exons GTCCTCTGCCAACTTCAGGAGGAACAATCCAGGCTCAAGGTGAAGCTGCAGGAGCTGCAACAGCTGAAAAGGGGGCTCGTGAACTATCCCAGAGATGAG ATCCCATTCCCAGTGCCTGAAGTCCCCTTGGTATTCCAAGGCCGCACACAGCAGGGCAGGCAAGCACCCAAGTTTATGATTTCTAACTtggagatctgctgccctctgcctGAAGGTTCTGCTCTGGTCACCTTTGATGACCCCAAAG tgGCTGATAAGTTGATACAACAGAAGGAACATAAAATTGACATAGAAGACTGCCGGCTGTGGGTGCAGATCCAGCCCTTGGAGCTGCCTGTGGTGACCAACATCCAG GTGTCCAGCCAGCCAGATAACCACAGGGTGCTAGTCAGTGGCTTTCCTGCTGGACTTAAGCTGAGTGAGGAGGAGCTGCTGGACAAGTTGGAGATCTTCTTTGGCAAGGCCAAGAATGGAGGTGGGGATGTGGAGACCCGGGAGATGCTGCAAGGGACTGTCATGCTAGGTTTTGCCGATGAGAAAG TGGCCCAGCACCTATGCCAGATTGGCCAGTTCATGGTGCCACTGGGCAAGCAGCAGGCCCCTCTGAGAGTCTCTCCCTATGTGAGTGGGGAGATCCAGAAAGCCGGG ATCAAATTCCAGCAAGCACTTCACTCGGTGCTGGTGAGGAATATTCCCGACATCCTGGATGCCCAAGAACTGCATGACATCCTGGAGATTCACTTCCAGAAGCCTACCCGTGGGGGCGGGGAGGTCGAGGCCCTCACAGTTGTGCCCCCAGGGCAGCAGGGACTGGCTGTCTTCTCTTCTGAGTCAAGCTAG